In a genomic window of Phacochoerus africanus isolate WHEZ1 chromosome 6, ROS_Pafr_v1, whole genome shotgun sequence:
- the SLAMF9 gene encoding SLAM family member 9, with the protein MGALPWLLLLLLFQEADGDSGDGVETEEVAAVLQESISLPLEIPLDEEVESIIWSSHRRLATVVPGKGGHPGTITVTDPKYQGRVSLLEPTFSLHISNLSWEDSGSYQAQVNLRTSQIFTTQHYNLRVYRRLSEPHLTVKFEISGEEGTCTMSLACSIEKAGLDVTYSWISWEDGTATAHEGSVLSTSWRPGDKTPLYTCRASNPVSNASSRPIPAGPFCADPGYPSEASTSFCLLAKGLLVLLLFVILAVGLWLIRVKTRCKMPKMRKLKRNRMRLRKKGKPDPSLA; encoded by the exons ATGGGAGCTCTTCCCTGGCTGCTCCTCCTCTTGCTGTTCCAGGAAG CTGACGGGGActctggagatggtgtggagaccGAGGAAGTGGCTGCGGTCCTTCAGGAGTCCATCAGTCTCCCCCTGGAGATACCCCTGGATGAAGAGGTTGAGAGCATCATCTGGTCCTCCCACAGAAGGCTCGCCACCGTGGTGCCAGGGAAAGGGGGCCATCCAGGTACCATCACAGTGACTGACCCTAAATACCAGGGCCGAGTGAGCTTGCTGGAGCCCACCTTCTCCCTGCATATCAGCAATCTGAGCTGGGAGGACTCGGGGTCTTACCAAGCTCAAGTCAACCTGAGGACATCCCAGATCTTCACCACGCAGCATTACAATCTCCGTGTCTACC GACGGCTCTCAGAGCCTCACCTGACTGTGAAATTTGAGATCTCTGGGGAAGAAGGTACCTGCACCATGTCCCTGGCATGCTCCATAGAGAAGGCAGGCCTGGACGTGACCTACAGCTGGATATCCTGGGAGGATGGCACTGCCACGGCCCATGAAGGCTCTGTCCTCAGCACATCCTGGAGGCCCGGGGACAAGACCCCCTTGTATACTTGCAGGGCCAGCAACCCCGTCAGCAATGCCAGTTCCCGTCCCATCCCTGCTGGGCCCTTCTGTGCAG ATCCAGGCTACCCTTCGGAGGCTTCCACGTCCTTCTGTCTCCTGGCCAAAGGGTTGCTGGTCCTCTTGCTTTTTGTAATTCTGGCTGTGGGGCTCTGGCTCATTCGAGTCAAGACCAGATGCAAGATGCCAAAAATGAGGAAGCTCAAGAGAAACAGGATGAGactgagaaagaaagggaagccTGACCCCAGCCTGGCCTGA